One part of the Microbacterium aurugineum genome encodes these proteins:
- a CDS encoding GntR family transcriptional regulator: MVTVDDAIDRHSAAPMYDQLRQLIIDGIARDGLQPGDPLPGEHRLCERYGISRTVVRQALAQLEHEGLVERVKGKGTFVSRPRTSESLVHTLVGLYDDVERRGGHVHSDVLRHERTTADEEVALALELPVDSPVVVLERLRHVDGEPWSLSTTWMPEATGSVTLGADLTEGSLYRLLAEHDIVATHGVRSAEATVATHEQAQFLGVSAGSALLRLRSISRSADGAPIEYFVAYHRGDRSRFEFQLQQEQSQASLLHVDGDGGASRAGTVG; the protein is encoded by the coding sequence ATGGTCACCGTCGACGACGCGATCGACCGCCACTCCGCCGCCCCCATGTATGACCAGCTGCGCCAGCTGATCATCGACGGCATCGCCCGCGACGGCCTGCAGCCCGGCGACCCGCTGCCGGGAGAGCACCGCCTCTGCGAGCGGTACGGCATCTCGCGCACCGTCGTCCGCCAAGCGCTCGCCCAGCTGGAGCACGAAGGGCTCGTGGAGCGCGTGAAGGGCAAGGGTACGTTCGTCTCCCGCCCTCGCACGAGCGAGAGTCTCGTGCACACGCTGGTGGGTCTGTACGACGACGTCGAGCGCCGCGGCGGACACGTGCACAGCGACGTCCTGCGACACGAACGGACGACAGCCGACGAGGAGGTCGCGCTCGCGCTCGAGCTCCCCGTCGACTCCCCGGTCGTCGTCTTGGAGCGCCTGCGGCACGTCGACGGCGAGCCGTGGTCGCTGTCGACGACGTGGATGCCGGAGGCCACGGGCTCCGTGACGCTCGGCGCCGACCTGACCGAGGGGTCGCTGTACCGGCTCCTCGCCGAACACGACATCGTCGCGACGCACGGCGTGCGCTCGGCGGAGGCGACGGTGGCGACGCACGAACAGGCGCAGTTCCTGGGCGTCAGCGCCGGCTCGGCCCTGCTGCGCCTGCGCAGCATCAGCCGCAGCGCCGACGGTGCACCGATCGAGTACTTCGTCGCCTATCACCGCGGTGACCGGTCGCGCTTCGAGTTCCAGCTCCAGCAAGAGCAGTCGCAGGCCTCCCTGCTGCACGTCGATGGCGATGGCGGGGCCTCGCGCGCCGGGACGGTGGGCTGA
- a CDS encoding DnaJ family domain-containing protein: MHDAEEDEGDTAGAGGPPRWSTTEERWAAVELNIQMAIRRGEFDDLPGAGKPIENLGRTHDPDWWIRQKIERENLTGLAPPVFQLRTEDANLRAVLDTYSQEEDVRRHVEDFNSRIRAARMQLTGGPPVVTPLRDVDAEVDEWRRRRRKPDGPTAPTPSTPAAPRRRWWRRSST, encoded by the coding sequence ATGCATGACGCCGAGGAAGACGAGGGTGACACCGCCGGTGCCGGGGGCCCGCCGCGATGGTCGACGACCGAGGAACGCTGGGCCGCGGTCGAGCTGAACATCCAGATGGCGATCCGTCGCGGCGAGTTCGACGATCTGCCCGGTGCGGGAAAGCCCATCGAGAATCTCGGCCGCACTCACGATCCCGACTGGTGGATCCGGCAGAAGATCGAGCGGGAGAACCTCACGGGTCTGGCGCCGCCGGTGTTCCAGTTGCGCACGGAGGATGCGAACCTTCGAGCCGTCCTCGACACCTACTCTCAGGAAGAAGACGTGCGTCGGCACGTGGAGGACTTCAACTCCCGCATCCGTGCGGCGCGGATGCAGTTGACGGGCGGGCCCCCGGTCGTCACGCCGCTCCGAGACGTGGATGCGGAGGTCGACGAATGGCGCCGTCGGCGGCGGAAGCCCGATGGTCCGACCGCACCGACGCCGTCGACTCCAGCGGCCCCTCGGCGGCGGTGGTGGCGCCGCTCGTCGACCTGA
- a CDS encoding FadR/GntR family transcriptional regulator, with protein sequence MSALDTALHGLRALIADGALRPGDRLPSEGELCERLGVSRGSLREAIRMLAALGVLDTRHGSGSYVSELRAADLIGSLSLTVGLLPMAGVLELTELRRVLEPHAAALAAARIDDETVESLDRVLDEIEATTDFEVQSRLDHEFHMAISGVAGNEALTSLIDVLRSRSRAYRISDPEDAAELKIHSDAGHRAILRGLAAADPVAASAAASAHVAYTEYWVRRYSGLED encoded by the coding sequence ATGAGCGCACTCGACACGGCGCTGCACGGGTTGCGGGCGCTGATCGCCGACGGTGCGCTGCGGCCGGGGGACCGGCTGCCGAGTGAAGGGGAACTGTGTGAACGGCTCGGTGTCTCCCGCGGCTCTCTCCGCGAGGCGATCCGGATGCTGGCCGCACTCGGTGTGCTCGACACCCGGCACGGATCGGGGAGCTATGTCAGCGAACTGCGCGCGGCCGACCTGATCGGCAGCCTGTCACTCACGGTCGGACTGCTGCCGATGGCGGGGGTGCTCGAACTCACCGAGCTGCGCCGGGTGCTCGAACCGCATGCCGCCGCGCTCGCCGCCGCCCGCATCGACGACGAGACCGTGGAGTCCCTGGACCGCGTGCTCGACGAGATCGAGGCGACCACCGACTTCGAGGTGCAGTCGCGCCTCGACCATGAGTTCCACATGGCGATCTCCGGGGTGGCGGGGAACGAGGCGCTGACCAGTCTGATCGACGTGTTGCGTTCGCGTTCGCGGGCGTATCGCATCTCCGATCCCGAGGATGCGGCCGAGCTCAAGATCCACTCGGATGCGGGGCACCGCGCGATCCTGCGCGGCCTGGCGGCGGCGGATCCTGTCGCCGCGAGCGCCGCGGCCTCGGCGCACGTCGCGTACACGGAGTACTGGGTCCGGCGCTACTCCGGCCTCGAGGACTGA
- a CDS encoding aminotransferase-like domain-containing protein, with the protein MSSEALSARLGRWTQGDGTLAARLARGIEGLIASGELRPGDRLPAERALAAAGSVSRGTVVAAYTDLAEQGLVDRRQGSGTRIAGTVATAVPAQRPGRGEALFSALPNAIDLLRTVPQISDLGVQLIRDHKPRLDLALLPETDPAGLPALRDLIAAMYAAEGTPTTPEQILVTHGAQQAISLVVNALVGPGDIVLAEEITWPGVTDSVGLRGGTVHGIAMGEDGLDVDALEQALARLRPVLVAVNPHHQNPTGSRLPPAARHRVAELAAQYGVPVIEDRVLAGISFDGVVPPTLAAERADAPIIVVESVSKWVWAGLRIGWLRADPVLVRRLRGARQLADQSTSVPGQLLALDLIARADDLRRANSRIHQERLRLLQALMAEHLPEWTPEPPRGGLSLWVRLPAGSAAALVRTAATHGVSIAGSAAFAVAASPDDHIRIPFTAPDDVLAEGVRRLGAAWREYRQTLGMSS; encoded by the coding sequence GTGTCGTCGGAAGCACTCTCGGCACGGCTCGGCCGTTGGACACAGGGAGACGGCACTCTCGCCGCCCGGCTCGCACGGGGTATCGAGGGCCTGATCGCGAGCGGTGAGCTGCGCCCCGGGGACCGGCTGCCCGCGGAGCGCGCGCTGGCAGCCGCAGGGTCCGTCTCGCGGGGCACGGTCGTCGCGGCATACACGGACCTCGCGGAACAGGGCCTGGTCGACCGGCGGCAGGGGAGCGGCACCCGCATCGCCGGGACAGTCGCAACCGCCGTGCCCGCCCAGCGGCCCGGGCGCGGGGAGGCGCTCTTCTCGGCGCTCCCCAATGCGATCGACCTGCTGCGCACCGTGCCGCAGATCTCCGATCTCGGAGTGCAGCTCATCCGCGACCACAAGCCGCGACTCGACCTCGCCCTGCTGCCCGAGACCGACCCTGCGGGCCTGCCCGCCCTGCGCGACCTCATCGCCGCGATGTACGCCGCGGAGGGCACGCCGACCACGCCGGAGCAGATCCTCGTCACGCACGGGGCGCAGCAGGCCATCAGCCTCGTCGTGAACGCGCTCGTGGGTCCCGGCGACATCGTGCTCGCAGAGGAGATCACCTGGCCTGGAGTCACGGATTCGGTCGGCCTCCGCGGCGGCACCGTGCATGGCATCGCGATGGGCGAGGACGGACTCGACGTCGACGCGCTCGAACAGGCGCTCGCCCGCCTGCGGCCCGTGCTCGTCGCGGTGAACCCGCACCATCAGAACCCCACCGGATCGCGTCTGCCGCCCGCCGCTCGGCATCGCGTCGCCGAGCTCGCCGCCCAGTACGGCGTACCCGTCATCGAAGACCGCGTGCTCGCCGGCATCTCCTTCGACGGGGTCGTGCCGCCGACGCTCGCGGCAGAACGCGCCGATGCCCCCATCATCGTGGTCGAGTCGGTGTCGAAGTGGGTATGGGCGGGGCTGCGGATCGGCTGGCTGCGCGCGGACCCGGTGCTCGTCCGTCGGCTCCGCGGCGCGCGCCAGCTCGCCGACCAGTCCACCAGCGTGCCGGGACAGCTGCTCGCACTCGATCTGATCGCGCGCGCCGATGACCTGCGTCGAGCCAACAGCCGCATCCACCAGGAGCGTCTGCGTCTGCTGCAGGCGCTGATGGCCGAGCACCTGCCGGAGTGGACGCCCGAGCCGCCGCGTGGTGGGCTGTCGCTGTGGGTGCGCCTGCCCGCAGGCTCGGCGGCGGCCCTCGTCCGCACCGCCGCCACCCACGGCGTCTCGATCGCCGGGAGCGCGGCCTTCGCGGTCGCGGCCTCGCCCGACGACCACATCCGCATCCCGTTCACTGCGCCCGACGACGTGCTCGCCGAGGGCGTCCGGCGTCTCGGAGCCGCCTGGCGGGAGTATCGGCAGACTCTCGGGATGTCCTCTTAG
- a CDS encoding ABC transporter substrate-binding protein — protein sequence MKNKILTTAAGFGTVAVLALTGCSASSGPSADGTVTLQMVESLTNPARTELIRGLLDEFEKDNPKITVNLVSPPTEQADAKIQQMLQSGKGVDVLEVRDITVGPFANNGWLYDLGPDLEKWDGWDALTDNAQSASVAADGKSYFVPYGFYGLSLFYRTDLVKDAGFDGPPHSWKDLLEQASAIQDPSNNIYGYAFRGGQNANSNVVAAIEAYTIDGLDTEDAFLMEDGSTIFAAPEAQDAVDDYFDLFTEASPPSAVSWGYPEMVAGFTNGTTAFLLQDPEVIATVQDSSLTEDQWDTAPLLVGPSGKAAQPLAVAGWGVAENSENKEAAVKLVEFLSSAEPATEFAQANSLVPIITAAADDDFYSSGPWTSYVTMTEDPETYVNVRQPRGVSWWTEWIQKSDQDVQNVLLGNMSTSDLLASWDAFWTEKYAAEKG from the coding sequence GTGAAGAACAAGATCTTGACGACAGCAGCGGGATTCGGCACCGTCGCCGTCCTCGCTCTCACCGGCTGTTCCGCGAGCTCCGGCCCGTCGGCCGACGGCACGGTCACCCTGCAGATGGTCGAGAGCCTGACCAACCCGGCCCGCACCGAGCTCATCCGCGGACTCCTCGACGAGTTCGAGAAGGACAACCCGAAGATCACGGTCAACCTGGTCTCCCCTCCCACCGAGCAGGCCGACGCGAAGATCCAGCAGATGCTGCAGTCCGGCAAGGGCGTGGACGTGCTGGAGGTGCGCGACATCACCGTCGGACCGTTCGCGAACAACGGCTGGCTGTACGACCTCGGCCCCGACCTCGAGAAGTGGGACGGCTGGGACGCCCTGACCGACAACGCGCAGTCCGCGTCCGTGGCCGCCGACGGCAAGAGCTACTTCGTTCCGTACGGCTTCTACGGGCTGTCGCTGTTCTACCGCACCGACCTCGTGAAGGACGCCGGCTTCGACGGACCCCCGCACAGCTGGAAGGACCTGCTCGAGCAGGCGTCCGCGATCCAGGACCCCTCGAACAACATCTACGGCTACGCGTTCCGCGGGGGCCAGAACGCGAACAGCAACGTCGTCGCGGCCATCGAGGCCTACACGATCGACGGTCTCGACACCGAGGACGCCTTCCTGATGGAGGACGGCTCGACGATCTTCGCCGCACCCGAGGCGCAGGATGCCGTCGACGACTACTTCGACCTGTTCACGGAGGCCTCCCCGCCTTCCGCCGTCTCGTGGGGCTACCCCGAGATGGTCGCCGGCTTCACGAACGGCACCACCGCGTTCCTGCTGCAGGACCCCGAGGTCATCGCGACCGTGCAGGACTCCTCCCTCACCGAAGACCAGTGGGACACCGCTCCGCTGCTCGTCGGCCCCTCGGGCAAGGCCGCGCAGCCGCTCGCCGTGGCCGGGTGGGGCGTCGCCGAGAACAGCGAGAACAAGGAGGCGGCCGTCAAGCTGGTCGAGTTCCTCTCGTCGGCCGAGCCCGCCACCGAGTTCGCCCAGGCCAACAGCCTGGTGCCGATCATCACGGCTGCAGCGGATGACGACTTCTACTCGTCGGGCCCCTGGACCAGCTACGTCACCATGACGGAAGACCCCGAGACCTACGTCAACGTGCGCCAGCCGCGCGGGGTCAGCTGGTGGACCGAGTGGATCCAGAAGTCCGACCAGGATGTGCAGAACGTGCTGCTGGGCAACATGTCGACCAGCGACCTGCTGGCCTCGTGGGACGCGTTCTGGACCGAGAAGTACGCCGCGGAAAAGGGCTGA
- a CDS encoding carbohydrate ABC transporter permease → MTMTDTSRTGSSVTETRRITVPDPASAPRPKPRVTVGGVIRVVGLGLWLVITLFPLYWIALTAFKSPGTINRFPIEYWPSEPSLDNFTSLFEKSSFGVFLGNSALVAVVGGAVATLIALLSAYVLARFEFRGKGAILIAFLLTQMIPAFIALGPLYSMMTDLGLVDTKPGLILVYIAICIPFSTVMLRGFFENVPDALEEAAMIDGCSRLGALFRVLVPVMTPGIIAAFIFNFVNCWNELFLSVVLMNTDENRTVPSALNGFISTFNIDWGSMSAAAVLTILPTMAMFALASRWIVQGLTAGAVKE, encoded by the coding sequence ATGACCATGACAGACACCTCCCGCACGGGCTCCTCGGTCACCGAGACCCGCCGGATCACCGTGCCCGATCCGGCATCCGCCCCGCGTCCGAAGCCGCGGGTCACGGTCGGCGGCGTCATCCGCGTCGTGGGTCTCGGGCTCTGGCTCGTGATCACGCTGTTCCCGCTGTACTGGATCGCGCTGACCGCGTTCAAGTCGCCCGGGACGATCAACAGGTTCCCGATCGAGTATTGGCCGAGCGAGCCTTCGCTCGACAACTTCACGAGTCTGTTCGAGAAGAGCTCGTTCGGGGTGTTCCTCGGCAACTCGGCCCTGGTCGCGGTCGTCGGCGGTGCGGTGGCGACACTCATCGCCCTGCTCAGCGCCTATGTTCTCGCTCGCTTCGAGTTCCGGGGCAAGGGCGCGATCCTGATCGCGTTCCTGCTGACGCAGATGATCCCGGCCTTCATCGCGCTGGGACCGCTGTACTCGATGATGACGGACCTCGGGCTGGTCGACACCAAGCCCGGACTCATCCTCGTCTACATCGCGATCTGCATCCCGTTCTCGACGGTCATGCTGAGGGGCTTCTTCGAGAACGTGCCCGATGCCCTCGAAGAGGCCGCCATGATCGACGGATGCTCCCGCCTCGGAGCCCTGTTCCGGGTGCTCGTCCCGGTGATGACGCCCGGCATCATCGCGGCGTTCATCTTCAACTTCGTGAACTGCTGGAACGAGCTGTTCCTGTCGGTCGTGCTCATGAACACCGATGAGAACCGCACCGTGCCCTCCGCGTTGAACGGCTTCATCTCGACGTTCAACATCGACTGGGGGTCGATGAGTGCCGCAGCGGTGCTGACGATCCTGCCGACCATGGCGATGTTCGCGCTCGCGAGCCGCTGGATCGTGCAGGGCCTGACCGCCGGCGCCGTGAAGGAGTAA
- a CDS encoding carbohydrate ABC transporter permease — protein sequence MARTAQKGGSVGTASQQAAVGASPASRRRRPFRGRQAWTLLAFLAPAVVFVCWFTYWPMLQGARMAFHDWNLWDLTSTPFVGFDNFLAVFRDPAFPTVAGNSVLWVVGSLVPQLVIGFLIALALRKRFRFRGVYQALVFFPWAVSGFLIGMLFRWMFNAEFGVVNDLLMKAGLIDAPLPWLADPKLAMFAVIVANVWYGVTFFAIMILAALQSVPDEMLEAASLDGAGKVRQLFSIIIPYISMTLLLTILLRVIWIFNFPDIIYAMTNGGPANQTHIITTWMINYTQQGNYGFASAIGLIVMAVLFVFCAFYLMAMRRVQR from the coding sequence GTGGCCCGCACCGCTCAGAAGGGAGGCTCCGTCGGCACTGCTTCGCAGCAGGCAGCCGTCGGGGCCTCCCCGGCATCCCGTCGACGTCGTCCGTTCCGAGGGCGCCAGGCATGGACGCTGCTGGCGTTCCTCGCCCCCGCGGTCGTCTTCGTGTGCTGGTTCACCTACTGGCCGATGCTGCAGGGCGCGCGCATGGCCTTCCACGACTGGAACCTGTGGGACCTCACGTCGACGCCGTTCGTCGGCTTCGACAACTTCCTCGCGGTGTTCCGTGACCCCGCGTTCCCGACGGTGGCAGGGAACTCCGTGCTCTGGGTCGTCGGCTCGCTCGTGCCGCAGCTCGTGATCGGGTTCCTGATCGCGCTCGCCCTGCGCAAGCGGTTCCGGTTCCGCGGCGTCTACCAGGCGCTCGTGTTCTTCCCCTGGGCGGTGTCCGGCTTCCTGATCGGCATGCTGTTCCGGTGGATGTTCAACGCGGAGTTCGGTGTGGTCAACGACCTGCTCATGAAGGCAGGACTGATCGACGCCCCCCTCCCCTGGCTGGCGGATCCGAAGCTCGCGATGTTCGCGGTGATCGTCGCCAACGTCTGGTACGGGGTCACGTTCTTCGCGATCATGATCCTCGCCGCTCTGCAGTCGGTGCCCGACGAGATGCTGGAGGCTGCGAGCCTCGACGGCGCCGGCAAGGTCCGTCAGCTCTTCTCGATCATCATCCCGTACATCTCGATGACGCTGCTGCTGACGATCCTGCTGCGAGTGATCTGGATCTTCAACTTCCCCGACATCATCTACGCGATGACCAACGGCGGACCCGCCAACCAGACGCACATCATTACGACCTGGATGATCAACTACACCCAGCAGGGCAATTACGGCTTCGCGAGCGCGATCGGCCTCATCGTGATGGCCGTCCTGTTCGTGTTCTGCGCGTTCTACCTGATGGCGATGCGGAGAGTGCAGCGATGA
- a CDS encoding aminotransferase class V-fold PLP-dependent enzyme: MPAPLFPAPLTLNSGVRARDAWPLDPAVIHLNHGSFGAVPSAVVAHQDALRRRADLSPVEWFPRIAERVQDARERTAPFVGARTEDSVFVPNASAAATVVYNALQLEAGDEILVTDQGYGAITMGAERLARRFGARVRTVALPLLSSDDEIVQLFADHLSPRTRLIVVDQITSPTARMLPTRRIAEAAAERGVRTLVDGAHAPGLVPDAAAVAGGDWWFGNLHKWPCAPRGSALLVTSAPDRDELWPLIDSWAAREPYPSRFDTQGTIDATTYLATPTAIDFIENEFGWAAARAAMTEIADAGAELIAEALRPYGDEDPLTPLPSPVPSMRLVRLPLGLGATREEADALRMDLLDEVGVETAFTSFRGIGYFRLSAHLYNEASDYEAFVERCVPQILSRAGIRRADSLVLP, encoded by the coding sequence ATGCCCGCACCGTTGTTCCCCGCACCGCTCACGCTGAACTCCGGCGTGCGCGCCCGTGACGCCTGGCCCCTCGACCCGGCGGTGATCCACCTCAACCACGGATCCTTCGGCGCGGTCCCCTCCGCCGTCGTCGCGCATCAGGACGCTCTTCGCCGCCGCGCGGATCTCAGTCCGGTCGAGTGGTTCCCCCGCATCGCGGAGCGTGTGCAGGATGCCCGCGAACGCACCGCGCCCTTCGTGGGTGCCCGGACGGAGGACAGCGTCTTCGTCCCCAACGCCTCCGCCGCCGCCACCGTGGTCTACAACGCGCTGCAGTTGGAAGCCGGGGACGAGATCCTCGTCACCGACCAGGGCTACGGCGCCATCACCATGGGGGCCGAGCGCCTCGCCCGCCGGTTCGGCGCCCGCGTCCGCACGGTCGCCCTCCCGCTGCTCTCCTCCGACGACGAGATCGTGCAGCTCTTCGCCGATCATCTCTCCCCCCGCACCCGTCTGATCGTGGTCGACCAGATCACGTCGCCGACCGCACGGATGCTGCCCACACGGCGCATCGCCGAGGCGGCGGCCGAGCGCGGGGTGCGCACGCTCGTCGACGGCGCTCACGCCCCCGGCCTCGTCCCGGACGCGGCTGCCGTCGCGGGCGGCGACTGGTGGTTCGGAAACCTCCACAAGTGGCCCTGCGCGCCCCGCGGCTCCGCACTGCTGGTCACCTCCGCCCCCGACCGCGACGAACTGTGGCCACTCATCGACTCGTGGGCGGCGCGCGAACCGTACCCCTCCCGCTTCGACACCCAGGGCACGATCGACGCCACGACCTACCTGGCCACCCCGACCGCCATCGACTTCATCGAAAACGAGTTCGGTTGGGCTGCCGCACGCGCAGCGATGACGGAGATCGCGGATGCCGGCGCCGAGCTGATCGCGGAAGCCCTGCGCCCCTACGGCGACGAGGACCCGCTCACCCCGCTCCCCTCCCCTGTGCCGTCGATGCGACTCGTGCGTCTGCCGCTCGGGCTGGGGGCGACACGGGAAGAGGCCGACGCCCTGCGCATGGATCTCCTCGATGAGGTCGGCGTCGAGACGGCCTTCACCAGCTTCCGCGGTATCGGCTACTTCCGACTCTCCGCGCACCTCTACAACGAGGCCTCCGACTACGAGGCCTTCGTGGAGCGGTGTGTCCCGCAGATCCTGAGCCGTGCGGGCATCCGCCGCGCCGACTCCCTCGTCCTGCCCTGA
- a CDS encoding glycine cleavage system protein R, whose protein sequence is MTTLILTVAGADRPGLVAAVADVVDAYGGNWENSSLAELAGTFAGVIELSVADDKEAELTSALRGLQGQGLLTLAVLTGTPETVAADDRLLEIQVLGNDRPGIVREISTVLSTHALSIEELATETRDAAMAGGRLFEASVVAKVPATVDLDALRADLERLATEIQVDITIT, encoded by the coding sequence ATGACTACTCTGATCCTCACCGTCGCGGGTGCAGACCGTCCGGGCCTCGTCGCCGCCGTCGCCGATGTCGTGGACGCGTACGGCGGAAACTGGGAGAACAGTTCGCTGGCCGAACTCGCCGGCACGTTCGCCGGTGTCATCGAGCTCTCGGTCGCCGACGACAAGGAGGCCGAGCTGACCTCCGCCCTGCGCGGCCTGCAGGGTCAGGGGCTGCTGACCCTGGCCGTGCTCACCGGCACCCCGGAGACCGTCGCCGCGGACGATCGGCTGCTCGAGATCCAGGTGCTCGGCAACGACCGCCCCGGCATCGTGCGGGAGATCTCGACCGTGTTGAGCACGCACGCACTGAGCATCGAGGAGCTGGCCACCGAGACCCGGGATGCCGCGATGGCGGGCGGCCGTCTGTTCGAAGCCTCGGTGGTCGCGAAGGTCCCCGCCACGGTCGACCTCGACGCCCTGCGCGCCGACCTCGAGCGCCTGGCCACCGAGATCCAGGTCGACATCACCATCACCTGA
- a CDS encoding PLP-dependent cysteine synthase family protein: MSDWTSTAIALLEADANRSADTHLHLFPLPPEWGIDLYLKDESVHPTGSLKHRLARSLILYGLVNGRIHEDTTLVESSSGSTAVSEAYFARMLGLKFITVVPRSTVQEKIDLIEFYGGTCHFVDRAEDMSSEAQRLASDCTGHYLDQFTFAERATDWRGNNNIAESVFSQLAQERHPIPTWIVTGAGTGGTSATFGRYVKYRRHDTKVAVVDPEGSAFYDGWAGTVDPPAGRPSRIEGIGRPRVEASFVPTVIDEMIRVPDAGSIAAIRLLRERTLHWAGGSTGTNLYGAFQLIARMRAAGETGSVVTLICDSGIRYAGTYYSDEWVAQQGWDLAPHRARLEGFLETGDWAE; encoded by the coding sequence ATGAGCGACTGGACCAGCACCGCGATCGCCCTGCTGGAAGCCGATGCCAACCGCAGCGCCGACACGCATCTGCACCTCTTCCCGCTGCCGCCCGAATGGGGCATCGACCTGTATCTCAAGGATGAGTCCGTGCACCCCACCGGCTCCCTCAAGCACCGCCTCGCGCGCTCGCTCATCCTCTACGGCCTGGTCAACGGACGCATCCACGAAGACACCACGCTCGTGGAGTCCTCGAGCGGATCGACCGCCGTCTCCGAGGCTTACTTCGCTCGGATGCTCGGGCTGAAGTTCATCACGGTCGTGCCGCGCTCGACGGTGCAGGAGAAGATCGACCTCATCGAGTTCTACGGCGGCACCTGCCACTTCGTCGACCGCGCCGAGGACATGTCTTCCGAGGCGCAGCGCCTCGCGTCCGACTGCACCGGCCACTACCTCGACCAGTTCACGTTCGCCGAGCGCGCGACCGACTGGCGCGGCAACAACAACATCGCCGAGAGCGTGTTCAGCCAGCTCGCCCAGGAGCGGCATCCGATCCCCACGTGGATCGTCACGGGTGCAGGCACCGGCGGCACGAGCGCGACCTTCGGACGCTACGTGAAGTACCGTCGGCATGACACCAAGGTCGCGGTCGTGGACCCCGAGGGTTCGGCCTTCTACGACGGATGGGCCGGCACCGTGGATCCGCCCGCCGGGCGTCCGAGCCGCATCGAGGGAATCGGTCGCCCGCGGGTCGAGGCGTCGTTCGTGCCCACCGTGATCGACGAGATGATCCGTGTCCCCGATGCCGGCTCGATCGCCGCGATCCGCCTGTTGCGCGAGCGCACCCTGCACTGGGCCGGCGGGTCCACCGGCACGAACCTCTACGGCGCGTTCCAGCTGATCGCCCGGATGCGCGCCGCGGGTGAGACCGGCAGTGTCGTCACCCTGATCTGCGACAGCGGCATCCGCTACGCCGGCACCTACTATTCGGACGAGTGGGTGGCGCAGCAGGGGTGGGACCTCGCCCCGCACCGCGCACGGCTGGAGGGCTTCCTGGAGACCGGCGACTGGGCGGAGTGA
- a CDS encoding aldo/keto reductase family protein, producing MVNYRYLGNSGLKVSEITYGNWVTHASQVGDDAAVKTVHAALDAGITTFDTADTYANTAAEVVLGKALEGQRREGLEIFTKVYFPTGPKGPNDTGLSRKHIFESINGSLQRLGTDYVDLYQAHRFDHETPLEETFQAFADVVRQGKALYIGVSEWTAEQLREGHALAKQLGIQLISNQPQYSMLWRVIEGKVVPASEELGISQIVWSPMAQGVLSGKYLPGQPVPEGSRATDPHSGADFIKSFLQDDILTAVQRLKPIAEEAGLSMPQLAIAWVLQNPNVAAALVGASRPEQLAETVKASGVKLDADTLAAIDTALGDTVNRDAEHTYSVSPKSRLV from the coding sequence ATGGTCAACTATCGCTATCTCGGCAACAGTGGTCTCAAGGTCTCGGAGATCACCTACGGCAACTGGGTCACCCACGCCTCACAGGTCGGCGACGATGCCGCCGTCAAGACCGTGCATGCCGCCCTGGACGCGGGAATCACGACTTTCGACACCGCCGACACCTACGCCAACACGGCAGCGGAGGTCGTTCTCGGCAAGGCACTCGAGGGGCAGCGCCGCGAGGGGCTCGAGATCTTCACGAAGGTCTACTTCCCGACCGGTCCGAAGGGCCCGAACGACACCGGGTTGAGCCGCAAGCACATCTTCGAGTCGATCAACGGCTCGCTGCAGCGCCTCGGCACCGACTACGTCGACCTGTACCAGGCGCACCGCTTCGACCACGAGACTCCGCTGGAGGAGACGTTCCAGGCGTTCGCCGACGTCGTCCGTCAGGGCAAGGCGCTCTACATCGGCGTCTCGGAGTGGACGGCCGAGCAGTTGCGCGAAGGGCACGCACTCGCGAAGCAGCTGGGGATCCAGCTCATCTCCAATCAGCCGCAGTACTCGATGCTGTGGCGCGTCATCGAGGGCAAGGTCGTTCCGGCGTCCGAAGAGCTCGGGATCTCGCAGATCGTGTGGTCGCCGATGGCACAGGGCGTGCTCAGCGGCAAGTACCTGCCGGGGCAGCCGGTGCCCGAGGGCTCGCGCGCGACCGACCCGCACAGCGGCGCCGACTTCATCAAGAGCTTCCTGCAGGACGACATCCTCACCGCGGTGCAGCGTCTGAAGCCGATCGCCGAGGAAGCCGGCCTGTCGATGCCGCAGCTCGCGATCGCGTGGGTGCTGCAGAACCCGAACGTCGCGGCCGCGCTGGTCGGAGCTTCCCGTCCGGAGCAGTTGGCGGAGACCGTCAAGGCCTCGGGTGTGAAGCTCGACGCCGACACGCTCGCCGCGATCGACACCGCGCTGGGCGACACGGTCAACCGCGACGCCGAGCACACCTACTCGGTGTCTCCGAAGTCCCGCCTGGTCTGA